The Lentisphaera araneosa HTCC2155 genome has a window encoding:
- a CDS encoding sulfatase-like hydrolase/transferase: MHKLLLLFFALLGVQTWGSDRPNILWLTSEDNNVTHIGCYGNEHAVTPNIDKLASEGFRYTHCYSNTAVCSATRTSWITGMNAVSMAGHNHRSSVSVPEDKVIFYPQMLRKAGYYAVNTGKTDYNTRKDPRLRTMWSTSKLNWKSLKENQPFFQVINHVDSHESRAMGKDYNYPQDKVKIPPYHPDTKEVRANYGHYYKNVTKMDAAIGKALAELEKQGLAENTIVIYNSDHGGPLPRGKRYMYNSGTHCPMIIRIPEKYKDLWPANKPGSTVDRLVSFIDMPSTWLSLAGAKIPSNYQGEIFLGKNQSKEPEFVFHFRGRNDGKIENARAIRDKQFLYVRNYIPYVARGQHLPYQWKIPMQRDWENDFKNGTLDADQSRFFKLKPKDELYDVSKDSFCLNNLAQSPEYKQVVETMKKKLDTRQRQYTDAGLISESELNQRAAQNAITPYEVIHNQELYDLDAYMQAAAIALEQKTEYYSQLQGLLKSKDSGVRHWAVCGLFMLKDKVDVLSDVEPLLTDSSDTVRAMAAWVVIEINQAPAAYKVFEDLLQSNTYAELEVLNYIDWMGKENNTALIPFVRKYKIKDSKLKPFHDYLVKGMSALGPKQKIKKQKKNKGKKS, from the coding sequence ATGCATAAGTTACTATTATTATTTTTTGCGCTGCTAGGCGTGCAGACCTGGGGCTCAGATAGACCCAACATTCTTTGGCTTACGAGTGAAGATAATAACGTGACTCATATAGGCTGCTATGGTAATGAACATGCGGTGACGCCTAATATTGATAAATTGGCTTCCGAAGGTTTTCGCTACACTCATTGTTATTCAAATACGGCGGTTTGTTCGGCAACTCGTACTTCTTGGATTACGGGTATGAATGCGGTTTCTATGGCGGGGCACAATCATCGTAGCAGCGTCAGTGTACCTGAAGACAAAGTTATTTTTTACCCGCAGATGCTTCGCAAAGCGGGTTACTACGCGGTGAATACGGGCAAGACAGATTATAATACCCGGAAAGATCCACGTTTAAGAACCATGTGGAGTACGAGCAAGTTAAATTGGAAAAGTTTGAAAGAAAATCAGCCCTTTTTTCAAGTGATTAATCATGTAGATTCTCACGAGAGTCGTGCTATGGGGAAAGACTATAACTATCCTCAGGACAAGGTGAAAATCCCTCCTTATCATCCCGACACCAAAGAAGTGCGTGCCAATTATGGCCACTATTACAAAAATGTCACCAAGATGGACGCTGCGATTGGCAAAGCTTTAGCTGAACTCGAAAAGCAGGGCTTAGCGGAAAACACAATTGTTATCTACAATTCAGATCATGGTGGGCCACTTCCCCGCGGCAAACGCTACATGTATAATTCTGGAACGCATTGCCCCATGATCATACGCATCCCCGAGAAATATAAAGACCTTTGGCCTGCAAATAAGCCAGGGTCCACAGTGGATCGTTTAGTGAGTTTCATTGACATGCCAAGCACTTGGCTCTCTTTGGCGGGGGCTAAAATTCCAAGCAACTATCAAGGAGAAATCTTCTTAGGAAAAAATCAAAGCAAAGAACCCGAGTTTGTTTTTCACTTTCGTGGCCGCAATGATGGAAAAATAGAGAATGCACGAGCTATTCGCGACAAACAATTTCTTTATGTTCGCAATTACATCCCTTATGTAGCTCGTGGTCAGCATCTGCCATACCAATGGAAAATCCCCATGCAACGCGATTGGGAGAATGATTTCAAAAATGGTACACTCGATGCAGATCAAAGCCGTTTCTTTAAGCTTAAGCCTAAGGATGAGCTCTATGATGTGAGTAAAGATTCTTTTTGTTTGAATAACCTCGCCCAAAGTCCTGAATATAAGCAAGTCGTCGAAACAATGAAGAAGAAGTTGGACACTCGCCAACGTCAATACACTGATGCCGGACTTATTTCTGAATCAGAACTTAATCAACGTGCGGCTCAAAATGCCATTACGCCTTACGAAGTGATTCATAATCAAGAGCTCTACGATCTCGATGCTTATATGCAGGCTGCGGCGATCGCTCTAGAACAGAAAACGGAGTATTACTCGCAGCTTCAAGGCTTACTCAAGAGTAAAGATAGCGGCGTTCGCCACTGGGCCGTATGCGGTTTGTTCATGTTGAAAGATAAAGTTGATGTTCTTTCCGATGTAGAGCCTTTGCTCACAGATTCGAGTGACACGGTTCGAGCTATGGCTGCCTGGGTAGTGATAGAAATTAATCAGGCTCCTGCAGCATATAAGGTTTTTGAGGACTTACTGCAGTCAAATACTTATGCGGAATTAGAAGTTTTAAATTATATTGATTGGATGGGTAAAGAAAATAATACTGCCCTTATCCCCTTTGTGAGAAAATATAAAATTAAGGACTCCAAATTGAAACCCTTTCACGATTATCTGGTGAAGGGGATGTCAGCTCTAGGTCCAAAACAAAAGATCAAAAAACAAAAAAAGAACAAAGGTAAGAAATCATGA
- a CDS encoding sulfatase-like hydrolase/transferase, with translation MNLFRSTGVLLLSLCASLTAAEKPNIVFIYGDDVGFGDVGVYGSEKIPTPHIDKLAKGGIQFTDGHCSAATCSPSRFAMLTGVHAFRHGVNILPPNAPLSIPTDIPTLPKMLRENGYVTGVVGKWHLGIGAKGVETDWNGDVKPGPLEIGFDQMFLLPSTNDRVPCVYLDGHRVYNYDPNDPIYVGRTLESVNKPGSTQYGDARKNPELMTYYPSTHGHNNSVINGIGRIGFMSGGEKALWNDETMADVFVEKASEFIKEKAKGDKPFFLYFASQDIHVPRAPHPRFQGATKLGKRGDAMVQFDWCTGALMKALDEAGVADNTIVFFSSDNGPVYDDGYADGSVTKTSSKETDHGHDGSGIYRGGKYQIYEGGTRVPFIISWPAKIKPAVSDAMVNQVDLYTSFAKLVGHDLRKEEAIDSRDTLAAFLGEESQGLDYMFNEARKTDHAVRQGKWKFISKGGKKKKKSNDELYDLEADPSEQKNVVKEFPEVAGDMKKLLEQVRKSSGLRFD, from the coding sequence ATGAATTTATTCAGATCTACGGGAGTCCTACTCCTTTCGCTCTGCGCGAGTTTAACGGCGGCGGAAAAGCCGAATATCGTTTTTATCTATGGCGATGACGTCGGTTTTGGTGATGTGGGCGTTTATGGTTCAGAAAAGATCCCAACGCCGCATATCGATAAGCTCGCCAAGGGCGGGATCCAATTCACCGACGGTCACTGTTCAGCTGCGACCTGTTCGCCGTCGCGTTTTGCCATGCTTACAGGTGTTCACGCCTTTCGCCATGGAGTGAATATCCTTCCTCCGAATGCACCGCTTAGTATTCCAACAGATATCCCTACGCTTCCCAAAATGCTCCGTGAAAATGGTTATGTAACGGGTGTCGTGGGTAAATGGCATTTAGGTATTGGTGCTAAGGGTGTTGAAACTGACTGGAATGGCGATGTGAAGCCTGGTCCTTTAGAGATTGGTTTTGATCAAATGTTTTTATTGCCATCAACAAATGATCGTGTTCCCTGTGTTTACTTAGATGGCCATCGCGTTTACAACTATGATCCTAATGATCCTATTTATGTTGGTAGAACTTTGGAATCAGTCAACAAGCCAGGGTCAACTCAATATGGTGATGCAAGAAAGAATCCTGAATTGATGACCTACTACCCCAGTACACATGGCCATAATAATTCTGTGATCAATGGTATTGGTCGTATCGGTTTTATGTCGGGCGGTGAAAAAGCTCTGTGGAATGACGAAACAATGGCCGATGTCTTTGTGGAAAAAGCTTCTGAATTCATCAAAGAAAAAGCTAAGGGCGATAAGCCTTTTTTCCTTTACTTTGCCTCGCAAGATATTCATGTGCCTCGTGCACCGCACCCACGTTTTCAAGGTGCAACCAAATTAGGTAAGCGCGGTGATGCCATGGTTCAATTCGATTGGTGCACTGGCGCGCTCATGAAAGCGCTTGATGAAGCGGGTGTGGCTGATAATACCATCGTCTTCTTCTCAAGTGACAATGGACCAGTTTATGATGATGGTTATGCCGATGGTTCAGTGACAAAAACGTCCTCAAAAGAAACGGATCATGGTCATGACGGTTCCGGTATCTACCGCGGTGGCAAGTATCAGATCTACGAAGGTGGAACACGTGTGCCTTTCATTATCAGCTGGCCGGCAAAAATTAAGCCAGCTGTTTCTGATGCGATGGTGAACCAAGTGGATCTCTACACTTCATTTGCAAAATTAGTTGGTCATGACCTACGCAAAGAAGAAGCGATTGATAGTCGCGATACGCTCGCAGCTTTCCTTGGTGAAGAATCACAGGGCTTGGATTACATGTTCAATGAGGCAAGAAAAACGGATCATGCCGTTCGCCAGGGTAAATGGAAGTTTATCTCTAAAGGTGGTAAGAAAAAGAAAAAATCTAACGACGAACTTTATGACCTAGAGGCCGACCCAAGTGAGCAAAAGAATGTCGTTAAAGAATTTCCTGAAGTTGCGGGAGATATGAAAAAGCTTCTCGAGCAAGTTCGCAAGTCATCTGGATTGCGTTTCGACTAA